The Octopus sinensis linkage group LG18, ASM634580v1, whole genome shotgun sequence genome segment TTAAGCTTATTTGGTTCAGATTTTTCATTGCCCTTTTGAGATTGTTTTGAAGGGACATCTGTTGAAGGGGTCACTACTTTATCAGGGCTTGGGTCCCGTGTTTCCAGTTGAACATAATCATATTCCAGAAAGTCTAAGGAGTCTGGGTCCTCCTTCTTGGAGACGTTTATTATCACAGGTGACCTTTTTGAAGGTATCGTATCTGGCTTGGTCAGCAACGTCAGCTGGGAAGGAGTAGGAGGGAGTGGCCGGTTGACTGGGGGTGGAGGAGGGAGAGGGCGGTTCTGAACACTGCCGCTACTGTGACGGCGACCATGGATACTCCTTGAGAATGCCTCCATGCTTCCAATACTACCTGACTTGGTCGGCACTGGTACTACTATACTATCAGTTTTGTTGAAATCCGTTTGAGATCCAGAAATGTCAGAATTCTTGAAGAGAAGCACAGAGTTTCCCTGAATAAACGAGGCAAGGTTGCGGACGTCAATCGTAAGCGTTTTGGAAAGGTTGGCGATCTTTCCTAAATCGTCGTCCTTAGCACCGTTGCTGCTCACCAGCAGATTTATCTGCCACTGGATTGCAGAAAGATTCCTGATGCTAAGCAAAATCTGTTGTAAGGCCTGCTGAAGAGGCGTCAGCAACTTGTACAGTTTATTCACAAGTTTACGGTCACATTTGCTGACAGAATTTGCTAGAGTACCCTCAGCAAATTCTACAAAGTCAGCCAAAGACATCTGCATGTTATCGGCAGCTGCTCTAATGTCATGGAGATTTGGTTCCAAATTATTTCTCTGGCGCCAAGAACTACTGATAAAGGGCGACATTTTGTTGATGGCTCTCAGGACATCTTGCTGTCTCTTGACCAGCAGATCCATAGCCACATCTTGTGCGAGTGGAAGTTCATTGTAAATGGGGATGTCGGAGCCCCGTGACCCCGTGCTACAGGAAGAGAGTCGGCCGGCATCTTGACCATCTGAAGAATCGGATTTGGCAGAAATCAAAGAGTCACGAGTCACTTGTGGAGGAATATCATAAACAGAAGATGCAGCTGTAATTATTGGCTTGTTATGAGGTGACGCAGCATTTGTCTTTTTACCAACAGGTGGTGTTGCAGTTGTCGCACCTGGAATTTTCTTTGGCTCATTGTTTGAACCTGCATTTTTAGGTGTGTCATAGAGTTCTCCAAGATCCTGTTCAAATGCGAGGGATGGCATATCAAAGTTGTTGGACGGTGGTTCAACAGGGGGCAGATCGTAATCTTCAAATGCTGACTTGGGGACATCATAGTCATCCATGATTGCTGAATTGGAAGGTGATGGCGATGTCTTTGTATGCGAGGGTGGAGTATCATACAAGTCTAGAACTGAGTCAAACTGTTGCTTTAAGTTATGAGGAAGATGGTCAGGTGGAACGTCGTAAACAGCAGAAGCGTCCAGACTGGACCGAGCAGAATCGCAGAGGCTGGATGTGTTTGATGATCGTGGAAGACTCTGGTTAGATGCACTGCTGGATAAAGTCATAGTGGACTCGGTTGATTTGAAAGATGCCATGCTTGATCGGTTAGATGGCGGCACATCATAGGTGTCACAGTCGTTTGAAAGGAAACTTTTAAAAGAACTGTCTGCCGGTAGAGACGTTGAAGGATAATTGCAGATAGACTGATCTGGTGACTGGTCGAACCTTCTCTCTTTTGGAGTGTCATAGTTGGCTTGCAGATCAGAGTTGGAATCTGATTTGCCAATCGACTGTGGTGGAGGTACATCATAATCTTCCGGAGTGTGCCGAGCAGGTGGGTGGTCATATGTTGGGCCTCCAGGGTCAGCTTGTTGACCAacctggaaaataaaaaaaaaataaaaagaattattaaatttttctGAATGGTTATAAAATAAcaagcaataaaataattttaaaatctgttttaaaGTTTGGAAACTGTACTGAGGGCCTTAAAGGGGAAAAACTCCCTTTAGTCATGAATGAAcatgggattgcgcctagaaagttaccctttgaGGCATAAGtaggggcaaggttgtttatggaagacagcaAACGcctgcccatgcataccagcccctcctctccacaccactgatgttatccaagggaaaagcaaaggctggtacagcttggcaccagtgatgttgcaactcatttctacagatgagcaaactggagcaacatgaaataaagtgtcttgctcaagaacacaacacagcccagccttggaatcaaactcactatctattgattgtgagcccaatgatCTAACCATGGAGCCATATGCCTGGGCCTTAATTACAtgtcaactgtgtgtgtgtgtgtgtctgtgtgtaaatacaaaatgggacaacaacaCATCCAGATAGGCAATACaatgaaaacaaggatgggtcatttggagttttctttcctcagtcaagtaccacattatcttcgcaa includes the following:
- the LOC115221326 gene encoding breast cancer anti-estrogen resistance protein 1 isoform X1 → MEEPAGSNLNSREPSLDVLLELTQLTQADSESLPDGTTLAKAIYDNLAESANELAFRRGDVLAVLEQDTDGMLGWWRCTFRGKTGIAPGNRLKILTGMSNLASTPNKDSSSFDMNSSLASNWHRRSWDVTPNKVGQQADPGGPTYDHPPARHTPEDYDVPPPQSIGKSDSNSDLQANYDTPKERRFDQSPDQSICNYPSTSLPADSSFKSFLSNDCDTYDVPPSNRSSMASFKSTESTMTLSSSASNQSLPRSSNTSSLCDSARSSLDASAVYDVPPDHLPHNLKQQFDSVLDLYDTPPSHTKTSPSPSNSAIMDDYDVPKSAFEDYDLPPVEPPSNNFDMPSLAFEQDLGELYDTPKNAGSNNEPKKIPGATTATPPVGKKTNAASPHNKPIITAASSVYDIPPQVTRDSLISAKSDSSDGQDAGRLSSCSTGSRGSDIPIYNELPLAQDVAMDLLVKRQQDVLRAINKMSPFISSSWRQRNNLEPNLHDIRAAADNMQMSLADFVEFAEGTLANSVSKCDRKLVNKLYKLLTPLQQALQQILLSIRNLSAIQWQINLLVSSNGAKDDDLGKIANLSKTLTIDVRNLASFIQGNSVLLFKNSDISGSQTDFNKTDSIVVPVPTKSGSIGSMEAFSRSIHGRRHSSGSVQNRPLPPPPPVNRPLPPTPSQLTLLTKPDTIPSKRSPVIINVSKKEDPDSLDFLEYDYVQLETRDPSPDKVVTPSTDVPSKQSQKGNEKSEPNKLNDPVSSLEAAINSMQLGSNSLLNLSTGTKEINNRSDVDSSLTLANSTEYSKEVQDISRGLDYVSLSKSLEIDFDQELKTPVNTPSNTDVSGYNSNVNGGLVSENNFYMKRLAPNDRQVLLYYSEQMNTHYTLLNNSIEAFYNCIDSIQTPKVFISNSKFVVLSATKMVYIGDTLHRNLMDTDFRNRIMHCTTLLCNNLKSTVAATKTAAIYYPSVPAVQDMVNRVKEVFRVANELKNIIGQASFL
- the LOC115221326 gene encoding enhancer of filamentation 1 isoform X2; translated protein: MEEPAGSNLNSREPSLDVLLELTQLTQADSESLPDGTTLAKAIYDNLAESANELAFRRGDVLAVLEQDTDGMLGWWRCTFRGKTGIAPGNRLKILTGMSNLASTPNKDSSSFDMNSSLASNWHRRSWDVTPNKVGQQADPGGPTYDHPPARHTPEDYDVPPPQSIGKSDSNSDLQANYDTPKERRFDQSPDQSICNYPSTSLPNDCDTYDVPPSNRSSMASFKSTESTMTLSSSASNQSLPRSSNTSSLCDSARSSLDASAVYDVPPDHLPHNLKQQFDSVLDLYDTPPSHTKTSPSPSNSAIMDDYDVPKSAFEDYDLPPVEPPSNNFDMPSLAFEQDLGELYDTPKNAGSNNEPKKIPGATTATPPVGKKTNAASPHNKPIITAASSVYDIPPQVTRDSLISAKSDSSDGQDAGRLSSCSTGSRGSDIPIYNELPLAQDVAMDLLVKRQQDVLRAINKMSPFISSSWRQRNNLEPNLHDIRAAADNMQMSLADFVEFAEGTLANSVSKCDRKLVNKLYKLLTPLQQALQQILLSIRNLSAIQWQINLLVSSNGAKDDDLGKIANLSKTLTIDVRNLASFIQGNSVLLFKNSDISGSQTDFNKTDSIVVPVPTKSGSIGSMEAFSRSIHGRRHSSGSVQNRPLPPPPPVNRPLPPTPSQLTLLTKPDTIPSKRSPVIINVSKKEDPDSLDFLEYDYVQLETRDPSPDKVVTPSTDVPSKQSQKGNEKSEPNKLNDPVSSLEAAINSMQLGSNSLLNLSTGTKEINNRSDVDSSLTLANSTEYSKEVQDISRGLDYVSLSKSLEIDFDQELKTPVNTPSNTDVSGYNSNVNGGLVSENNFYMKRLAPNDRQVLLYYSEQMNTHYTLLNNSIEAFYNCIDSIQTPKVFISNSKFVVLSATKMVYIGDTLHRNLMDTDFRNRIMHCTTLLCNNLKSTVAATKTAAIYYPSVPAVQDMVNRVKEVFRVANELKNIIGQASFL